Proteins found in one Acidobacteriota bacterium genomic segment:
- a CDS encoding acyltransferase yields MSDQRTVKTKPARDKYVDFLRAFSLVIVVLWHWVFTILTVSADTVSPSNPIGFTKGMWAITWLFQVMPVFFFVGGFAHRLAFDDYVKGTSRRFLRRRTKRLLVPALTLVAVWIGIGFILQATIGAGWTWDAVILALSPLWFIVVYLVLVLIAPLAIRAHWRWGELVIVWLVGIAAILDVLRFSHLQGWAAWLNFLVIWGLAHQLGFFYDRLIAAPARTGWMFFWGGLFSLIALTNMGFYPRSVVGVPGERFSNMGPPTLAIVALTLLQVGLVLIVRPWVMNKLDTSASWKRLFSWVNENSLPLYLLHTTGMALALAAGFLLFNYVPPNEPTTEWWLTRPVWLIAPALFTYPLMRGLARLTRKPGDANSTTRRRGEVTPVSQMRPGT; encoded by the coding sequence ATGAGCGACCAACGAACAGTCAAGACGAAGCCTGCACGGGACAAGTATGTTGACTTCTTGCGAGCGTTCTCGCTGGTGATAGTTGTCCTGTGGCACTGGGTGTTCACGATCCTCACCGTCAGCGCCGACACCGTCTCTCCCAGCAACCCGATCGGATTCACCAAGGGCATGTGGGCGATCACGTGGCTGTTCCAGGTGATGCCGGTGTTCTTCTTTGTGGGTGGTTTTGCGCACCGCTTAGCGTTCGACGACTACGTAAAAGGCACTTCGCGACGCTTCCTTCGTCGGCGAACCAAGCGACTGCTTGTACCGGCACTAACGCTCGTAGCGGTGTGGATCGGCATCGGTTTCATCCTCCAGGCCACGATCGGCGCCGGCTGGACGTGGGACGCCGTCATACTTGCGCTCTCCCCGCTGTGGTTCATCGTGGTCTACCTCGTCCTCGTACTCATTGCGCCGCTTGCGATCAGGGCCCATTGGCGTTGGGGAGAGCTGGTGATTGTCTGGCTGGTCGGAATTGCGGCAATTCTCGATGTCCTGCGGTTTAGCCACCTGCAGGGGTGGGCGGCGTGGCTGAACTTTTTGGTGATCTGGGGACTAGCCCACCAGCTCGGGTTCTTCTACGACAGACTCATTGCAGCGCCAGCCCGGACGGGGTGGATGTTCTTCTGGGGAGGGCTGTTCTCACTAATCGCACTGACGAACATGGGCTTTTATCCGCGATCGGTTGTGGGTGTCCCCGGAGAGCGGTTCTCAAACATGGGCCCACCGACGCTTGCAATTGTCGCGCTCACGCTTCTTCAGGTCGGCCTGGTGCTCATCGTAAGGCCGTGGGTGATGAACAAACTCGACACAAGCGCTAGCTGGAAGAGGCTGTTCAGTTGGGTCAACGAAAATTCCCTACCGCTGTACCTCCTCCACACCACGGGAATGGCACTCGCCTTGGCAGCCGGGTTCTTGCTGTTCAACTACGTGCCACCAAACGAACCGACAACCGAATGGTGGCTCACCCGCCCAGTCTGGTTGATTGCCCCCGCTCTGTTCACCTACCCCCTCATGCGGGGCCTCGCAAGACTCACGAGAAAACCGGGGGACGCAAACAGTACAACGAGACGACGCGGGGAAGTAACCCCGGTCAGTCAGATGCGTCCGGGTACGTGA
- a CDS encoding ABC transporter ATP-binding protein has translation MWLADRLPCIETAHRKTMAKQHGPLRRLLAHTRNHRGHVVKAVTYSILNKIFDLAPPALIGTAVDIVVRREDSFIATLGVENVTNQLYALAAVTVAIWMAESMFDYLSDVTWRNLAQQVQHDLRVEAYAHVQGLELGYFEDASTGSLMSILNDDVNQLERFLDVGADSLIEIATTVVLIGSLFLFTAPSVGWMAVVPMPFIVYGSMRFQKKLEPRYALVREQVGVLNTDLANNLGGVATIKSYTAESHEVARIRASSNEYRIRNKSAIKLSSAFAPLIRMVIVLGFVAILVYGGRLTLDGRLSEGLYSMLIFMTQRLLWPLTKLGETFDLYQRAMASTTRVMDVLDRPSQITDGTKQRMTRARGALEFDMVGFHYANGIPVLKDLSFKVAPGETIAIVGSTGAGKSTVVKLLLRFYDATEGAVTIDGIDVRDMPLEDLRRSIGLVSQDVYLFDGTVRDNVGYGSFDATDAEIIEASTIAEAHDFIMSLPDGYDTLVGERGIKLSGGQRQRVSIARAILKNPPILVLDEATSSVDNETEAAIQRSLEKITVDRTTVIIAHRLSTVRNADHIFVLENGAIKETGRHDDLIAIEGGVYQRLWNVQTGGGNV, from the coding sequence ATGTGGTTGGCCGATAGACTCCCGTGCATTGAAACTGCACATAGGAAGACCATGGCGAAACAACACGGACCACTCAGACGGTTGCTGGCACACACGCGCAATCATCGCGGTCACGTCGTCAAGGCTGTTACCTACTCGATCCTGAACAAGATCTTCGACCTTGCGCCACCAGCGCTGATCGGCACAGCGGTTGACATCGTGGTGCGTCGAGAAGATTCCTTCATTGCAACGCTCGGCGTCGAGAACGTTACCAACCAACTCTACGCGCTTGCCGCCGTCACGGTGGCTATTTGGATGGCCGAATCGATGTTCGACTATCTCAGCGATGTCACATGGCGCAACCTCGCCCAACAGGTGCAGCACGATCTACGGGTGGAGGCTTACGCCCATGTGCAGGGGCTCGAACTTGGCTATTTCGAGGACGCGTCGACCGGCAGTTTGATGTCAATACTCAACGATGACGTCAACCAGCTCGAACGGTTTCTCGACGTGGGGGCCGACAGCCTGATCGAGATCGCCACAACGGTTGTTCTCATTGGTTCCCTCTTCCTCTTCACTGCCCCGTCGGTCGGATGGATGGCCGTGGTGCCGATGCCGTTCATCGTGTACGGCTCGATGCGGTTCCAAAAGAAGCTAGAGCCGCGTTACGCCCTCGTGCGCGAACAGGTTGGCGTGCTGAACACCGACCTTGCCAACAACCTCGGCGGTGTTGCAACGATCAAGTCATACACGGCTGAAAGTCACGAGGTCGCTCGAATCCGGGCGTCCTCCAACGAGTATCGGATACGCAACAAGTCCGCTATCAAGCTCAGCTCGGCGTTTGCACCACTTATTCGTATGGTGATCGTCCTCGGGTTCGTCGCCATCCTCGTCTATGGCGGAAGGCTCACGCTTGATGGACGTCTCAGCGAAGGTCTCTACTCGATGTTGATCTTCATGACCCAGCGTCTGCTGTGGCCATTGACAAAGCTTGGCGAAACCTTCGACCTGTACCAGCGTGCAATGGCGTCGACGACGCGAGTCATGGACGTGCTCGACCGGCCGTCACAGATCACCGACGGCACCAAGCAGCGCATGACCCGCGCACGGGGCGCCCTCGAGTTCGACATGGTCGGCTTTCATTACGCAAACGGCATACCAGTGCTAAAAGACCTCTCGTTCAAGGTAGCACCCGGCGAAACCATAGCAATCGTGGGATCGACCGGCGCCGGGAAGTCGACCGTGGTCAAGCTCCTGCTGCGTTTCTACGACGCCACCGAGGGTGCGGTGACGATCGACGGGATCGACGTACGCGACATGCCGCTTGAAGATCTCCGCAGATCAATAGGACTCGTGTCCCAGGACGTGTACCTTTTCGACGGCACTGTTCGCGACAATGTCGGATACGGCTCCTTCGACGCAACCGATGCCGAAATCATCGAAGCGTCGACGATCGCTGAAGCCCACGACTTCATCATGTCACTCCCCGATGGGTACGACACCCTGGTTGGTGAGCGAGGTATCAAGCTGTCGGGTGGTCAACGCCAACGTGTCAGCATTGCCCGCGCGATATTGAAAAACCCTCCGATACTTGTCTTGGATGAAGCAACGTCGAGCGTTGACAACGAAACCGAGGCGGCCATCCAGCGCTCGCTTGAAAAGATCACGGTGGACCGCACCACGGTCATCATTGCCCACCGGCTCTCCACCGTTCGCAACGCCGACCATATTTTCGTCCTCGAAAACGGGGCTATCAAAGAAACCGGAAGGCACGACGACCTCATCGCAATCGAAGGCGGTGTGTACCAGCGCCTCTGGAACGTGCAGACCGGCGGCGGCAACGTGTGA
- a CDS encoding class I SAM-dependent methyltransferase gives MSGTPIDNDKLSEYAKHVFGMLSGATTAAMIYLGDRLGLFGAIAADGPVSSTSLAEATGFDERWIREWLYQQGAAGVLEVTDDESFSISPEAVAVLVDEEHPAFGMGSFAGLPHMIASVEKLSETFVTGLGYLYDDLGPEMAVALERANLPWFKSFLVPSIIPKLGLVDALTHGVKVADIGCGSGSILLLLAAAFPNSEFHGYDISIHALARAEENVAAAGVSNTMFHNAVADPLPPSGDFALVLTTDVLHDMTNPRGTAFSIRAALADDGVWLISDIKAKDTFAENVEKNPMAALMYGFSMLSCLGSATSEPNGEALGTLGFTKSVAAEIARNAGFGGFEEVDFRHPVNAFYVVTP, from the coding sequence ATGAGCGGAACACCAATCGACAACGACAAACTGAGCGAGTACGCCAAGCATGTCTTTGGGATGCTGAGCGGTGCGACGACCGCAGCGATGATCTACCTGGGAGACCGTCTGGGTCTGTTTGGTGCTATCGCCGCTGATGGCCCGGTGTCTTCAACTTCCCTTGCCGAAGCGACCGGCTTTGATGAGCGCTGGATCCGCGAGTGGCTCTATCAGCAGGGCGCGGCCGGCGTCCTCGAAGTGACCGACGATGAATCGTTTTCGATATCTCCCGAGGCGGTTGCGGTCCTCGTCGATGAGGAGCACCCCGCGTTTGGGATGGGGAGTTTCGCCGGTCTGCCGCACATGATCGCAAGTGTCGAGAAGTTGTCCGAAACGTTTGTTACCGGCTTGGGTTACCTGTACGACGACCTCGGGCCTGAAATGGCGGTAGCTCTCGAACGTGCCAATCTCCCGTGGTTCAAGAGCTTTCTTGTGCCTTCCATCATCCCGAAACTGGGTCTTGTTGACGCACTCACCCACGGTGTCAAAGTCGCCGACATCGGCTGCGGATCTGGGTCGATCTTGCTTCTTCTCGCAGCAGCATTTCCAAATTCGGAGTTCCATGGATACGACATCTCGATACATGCGCTGGCGCGCGCCGAGGAGAATGTCGCGGCTGCCGGTGTGTCCAACACGATGTTCCACAACGCTGTGGCGGATCCGTTGCCGCCGTCGGGCGACTTTGCGCTCGTGCTGACGACGGACGTTCTGCACGACATGACAAACCCGCGCGGCACCGCGTTTTCCATCCGGGCGGCTCTCGCCGATGACGGCGTGTGGCTCATTTCGGATATCAAAGCGAAGGACACGTTTGCGGAGAACGTCGAGAAGAACCCGATGGCGGCGTTGATGTATGGGTTCTCGATGCTTTCTTGCCTTGGATCGGCAACCAGCGAGCCGAACGGTGAGGCTCTCGGCACGCTTGGGTTCACGAAATCGGTGGCCGCCGAGATTGCACGCAATGCGGGCTTTGGCGGCTTCGAGGAAGTCGATTTTCGCCACCCGGTGAACGCGTTCTACGTCGTCACGCCATAA